From Flavipsychrobacter sp., a single genomic window includes:
- the dnaB gene encoding replicative DNA helicase — protein sequence MAVDVKKDFGNTRARGKKVDNTSMIYGKVPPQANDLEEAVLGAVMLEKDKLAEVLEIIQSADCFYVDAHQKIYAAIRRLFDKGMPVDLLTVTEELRKSNELEIVGGAYYITKLTMSVVSSAHVEAHARIVMEKFIQRELIRISSQVIGEAYEDSTDVFDLLDKAESNLYEITDKHLRKNFSSLKDVLVRTVHEIEEAKNRKDDMTGVPSGFTDLDKLTSGWQKTDLIILAARPAVGKTAFSLNLAMNAAMNSKKPYPVAVFSLEMGSGQIVKRMLAAVTEVHMNAITKGRMQEHEFIQMTQRMNKLASAQIFLDDQAALNIFELRAKARRLKQKHDIQLIIIDYLQLMQASVDKGGNREQEISKISRDLKALAKELDIPIIALSQLNRSVESRKDSKVPQLSDLRESGAIEQDADMVMFLYRPEYYGIENDEMGQPIEGETHVHIAKHRNGSTDTVKIRFIKEFQKFVDMPNDDFGFDGGHGGGGGDMMPPSGDNPFAGMRGRDNSDFGGSKMFVPSGFQTLPSKANDVNFDDDDLNGPPLPPSNPNDNEPPPF from the coding sequence ATGGCCGTAGACGTAAAAAAAGATTTTGGCAACACCCGAGCCAGAGGCAAAAAAGTAGATAACACCTCCATGATTTACGGGAAAGTGCCACCACAAGCCAACGATCTTGAAGAAGCAGTGCTAGGTGCTGTGATGTTGGAAAAAGACAAACTGGCTGAAGTATTAGAGATCATCCAAAGTGCGGACTGTTTTTATGTAGACGCACACCAAAAGATATATGCTGCCATCAGACGATTGTTTGATAAAGGTATGCCTGTTGACCTACTAACGGTTACAGAAGAACTTAGAAAGAGCAATGAACTGGAAATAGTTGGTGGTGCATACTACATCACTAAACTGACCATGAGTGTCGTATCCAGTGCACACGTAGAAGCTCACGCTAGAATAGTGATGGAGAAATTCATACAACGTGAGTTGATACGAATTTCAAGCCAGGTAATTGGTGAGGCTTACGAAGATAGTACTGATGTTTTTGACCTGTTAGACAAAGCCGAGTCTAACCTTTATGAGATAACAGATAAACACCTTAGAAAGAACTTCTCCAGCCTTAAAGATGTATTGGTACGTACTGTACACGAAATTGAAGAAGCTAAGAACAGAAAGGATGACATGACGGGTGTACCTTCTGGATTTACTGATCTAGACAAGCTTACTTCGGGTTGGCAAAAGACCGACTTGATCATCCTCGCTGCACGTCCTGCTGTAGGTAAGACCGCATTCTCGCTAAACTTGGCTATGAATGCTGCCATGAATTCGAAGAAACCATACCCTGTTGCAGTATTCTCGCTGGAGATGGGTTCGGGTCAGATAGTAAAAAGAATGCTCGCAGCTGTTACAGAAGTACACATGAACGCCATTACCAAAGGGCGTATGCAAGAGCATGAATTCATCCAAATGACACAAAGGATGAATAAGCTGGCTAGTGCGCAGATATTCTTAGACGACCAAGCAGCCTTGAATATATTTGAACTTCGCGCCAAAGCAAGAAGACTTAAACAAAAGCATGATATTCAATTAATTATAATTGACTACTTACAGTTGATGCAAGCCTCGGTTGACAAAGGTGGTAATAGAGAGCAAGAAATCTCTAAGATATCACGTGACTTGAAGGCTCTGGCAAAAGAATTGGATATTCCGATCATTGCTCTATCTCAACTAAACCGTTCAGTAGAATCGAGAAAAGACTCTAAAGTGCCTCAATTGAGTGACCTTAGGGAATCTGGAGCCATTGAGCAGGATGCTGATATGGTCATGTTCTTATACCGTCCTGAATACTATGGTATTGAAAATGATGAAATGGGACAACCCATTGAGGGTGAGACCCACGTACACATAGCTAAGCACCGTAATGGTAGTACCGACACCGTAAAGATCCGTTTCATCAAAGAGTTCCAGAAGTTTGTTGACATGCCAAATGACGACTTTGGTTTTGATGGTGGTCATGGCGGCGGCGGTGGCGATATGATGCCACCTAGCGGAGATAATCCTTTTGCAGGTATGCGTGGCAGAGATAATAGTGACTTTGGTGGCTCTAAGATGTTTGTACCTAGCGGTTTTCAAACACTGCCATCGAAAGCAAATGATGTCAACTTTGACGATGATGACCTTAACGGTCCTCCATTGCCCCCGAGCAACCCTAACGATAATGAACCACCTCCTTTCTAA